The genome window TGCTGATATATTTACTAAAACTTTGAGTAGgaatcactttgaaaggaacaaacTAAAACTAGGTCTAATCAACTCTTCCTACTAAGTTTAATCCTAGTGATTGGCTAGAAAAGGCATAATTCAATGTAGATAATTAAGTACAATGTGTTTGATTCAGCTATGTGCTTGTATTAAGCTAACACACGTGCTTGAAAAATATAGCTGATAACTGTGTTGTATGATACTAATATGAAGTGTTaaagatttattacataaacaaATAAGGAGTTGCTAAGGAGCTGGTTCTTCGACTCAGGTACGTGTCATACTTTCTTAAGTCACTATGACTCAATACCCTAAAATTATTGCTATGCTCTGACTTCTAATTCCGTTGGCATCATTTCCAGTAATTTTCTAGTCAAAGAGTAAGGGGGAATTCTAGTGCAATTAGAGTCCAATTACTCCTGAAATCCTAACAGTCAAAGTAACCATTATAAGAGTCTCGTTAGAACTCAAATTCGGTCACCTTTCCTCTTCCAGTCAAATCAGGAGTAATGTCTTTAAAAGTCCCTTATGATCATCTTCTCATACCTCATTGTTTCCTTCAAACCCTAAGCAAGAATCAAGAACtaattcttcttttttcttcatCGAGTTTCTTATCTGATCACCATGCCTAACGCCAGTCAAATCCCTTCTAAAGCCAAATCATCAACCAAGGCTGAAGCAAAATCCAAATCATGAAGCCCAAATCAACGAAAAGTACCAAGCAATCAAGTGAACCCACACCCACACCTGTTCTTTCTCCTTCGATATCATCTATTGTACCTACATCATCATCCCCTGTTCCTGCTACTCTTACCATCCCTACCCCTACTGTAACCCCACTTTCAAAACCAGCCACCCATGCACCTGAGCTTACTACGAAAATTACCTCTAAGTCAACAAATATCAAAGCTACTCCAAGAGAATCTGTAAGGAAAATGCCTGATCTACTCAGGTAGATACAATAGTCAAGGAGTCTATGGTTCAGGGGGAATCAGTGCCAGTTATTGCTGATCAGGTACAACATCCTCCTTTAAAATTAGATGTTTTTGTGTCTGCTATAGATTATGTACCCTTAGATACTCTCCCACCCACGAGTGAGAAATCATAAGTGGAGAAATTCACTGTAGAAAAGGGTGTGGGTGATCTGGGGAAGGATGTAGATACTACTGTTGTGGAGCCTGTGATTGAtgggaaaagaagtaaagaacaTGTGCAAAAAGAGGGTTTTGGTGGTCTTTCTTTTAGTTGGACTGAGGATGAGGAGGGTGATAggggtgaaaaagaagaagaagtagaaggTGTGAATAGTCCTGGGGAGTATGATactaaaaatgaagaagaaaagagtGAGAATGAGGGAGATTCTGGAGATGAAAAAGAGAGTGATACATATGATAAGATAGGTGAACAAGCAAAGAATTCTGCAGAAGAAGAAAATCATAGTGAGGAGGAGTTCAACTCTGAGAGTGAAGGTGAAGATCATGAAAATGTAAGTGAGAGTGAAGAAGCTGATGAAGAGAGTGAGGAAGAAAATGAGAATGTGAGTGAGGAATCTGAAGGCTCTAATGACCATTGGGAACACTGCCATAGTCCCTTTAGAAGAAATTGGTGAAGAGACAAGGGCTCAAGAACTTGGGTCTCTACTAACTCCTTTCCCTGGAGATAAAGACATTAGGAGTGATGAAGATGATTTGCCACTATCTGAGGTAGGGAAGAAACCCAGAAAGACTCCTGTAAAAGCTACAAAGTCATCAGTCCCAACAAGTAAATGAGTGGTCCCTCCTGCCAGGAATCCTCTTACAATGAGTAAAAGAAAAGCTGTTAATGAACTAATCATTAAGAAGTATAGAAATGCAAAGAAGCCAAGGAAGAAGGTCTCAATTGTAGAACCTTTAGTTGAACTGGATGGAGAAGATGAGTCTGAATAAGCCTTGCCAGCTAAGTCCTCTAAACGAAAGAAGAAAGTTgccaaagttacaaaatatgctACCCCTTCTAAAAGGAATAGTAAGGGAAAGACAAGAAAGAATGTGCCAGTTGCAGTTGATCGACTCACAGAGTTCAGGAACATAAAAGTGCTAAATGGGAAGATTCTTGCAAACGCTAATGAGAAGGGATGGCTCAACTAGTTCAAAAACTTGTGCTTCAGGGGTGGAAGCACATGTTTGTCAAATCTTTCCCTCATGTATGTGTTCATATTGTGGTGGAGTTCTATGCAAATTTTAATTTTGATGGGAAGGTAGTCAAAAGTAAGTTAGGGGGATTTGAAATGAAGTTTGATGCTGAGGAGCTGGGAATGCTTCTGAATATCTCTTCTTTGGGATTTGACAATTATTTGAAGAAAAAATGGCCAGCAATAGACAATGATGTTGACACTGGCATTGTGGTCACAAGGAAGTTTTCTCAAAAGTTTGAACTGGATCCTCCCTAGAAGGTGTACAAGACTGATATGACTCTCTTCCACAAGTTGTTGTTTCATTTTGTAACCTCCTGCATTCTTTAGAGGTATAAGAGAAGGCATGAAGCTACTCTGTTGGACATGGTTGTAATAGAACTGCTTGACACTGGTAGACCTATCAATCTCCCCATTCTCATGATTCAGCATATGGCAAGAGTTGCATACACTTTCAAGCCTAAGCATGCTATTCCTTATGGGTTCATGCTGACTGAGTTGTTTGACAAACTCAACATTGCCTTACCTGAGCTTAAGTTTGGAAACCACAATGACGTATTGGATGTTATTACCCTCAAACAGTGTGACTATGAGGAGATTAAGGCTAGAGGACCCACATGATCTGCTATTCTACCTGGGAGCAGTAGGGTTGCTGAGCTCAGTAAGAGGTTGGAGTTGGCTATTAAAGAGAATGCCAAGCTTCGTGAAGACAATAATAAGTTTCGAAAGGAAACCAGGAAACTTCGAGAAGAGCTCGGGAAAGATAGGGAAGCTCATACCCAATAGATTGCCACTCTTGTGAAAGCATTGACCCCCTCTACTTCTCACCCATGAAACAGCTCCTTCCCAATGTTCTTAGTCTTTTTTGCTGTTTCAGTAATGGcccaatttttttcttcttttatcttAGTCTGAGTTGTTTGTAGTATGCTTAGTTTATTCTATTCTAATGATTAAGACGAGGCACAGGGCTTCTTTTGGAAAAACTTAATGTCTCATCTTATTCTGCTTTACTACTTGGTATAATATTGGATCTTCAGCTTAGTCTATTTGCCTTGATAATTCTTAAGCTTGTGTTGTAGCCTGTTTGGCCTTGAATCTTACACTATCTGTGCTTCTTTtgtctaatattttttttttccgatGATACCAAAAGAGGGAAGATAAGGTTGGAAGGTTGTGGGTTGTGAACATACATGTATGTCAATGTTACTTGTTGTGATTATCTGGTTCTTTTGGTGTGATTACCTAGTTCTGCTGTGTACAAAGTTTATCATcatcaaaaagaaaaaatttgTTGAGTATTGAAGTTTTGATAATTAACAAAGTATGTCTAAATGCTCAAAGAACCAGGTCATCAACGTAGCTGCTTAACTGTTCTAAAGAACCAACTCCTCAGGATAAAGGACCAGTTCCTCATGTTGATAATTGTATGTctgtacaagacaataattttatctcaaagttaccTAGGTCCGAGTTTGATGGAAGAAGGCTGCTATATGTGATAAGGGTTGTTGCTCAAGAAGATACGGATAATTCAGTCAGAGACAAGAGTCCCAAAGTTGGTGAAATCCTTAGAACATTATGAGTCCTATCAAAGGAGAAGCTAACTATGAATATGACTCCTAGAAGATCTCAAGTTGAAGGGTTTAAATACAATCTACTTTGGACTTCTGCGATTATCATTTTACACATTAACCGAAGAGTCATAAGTTGTTTTACCCTAGTCGAGTACTtacattgtattcttcttaagtcagtctagtgaatgtattttaagaaattgagttgtaatcaagtgtcatttacaattagtgagttggagtgagtgtttgctttacaagttagagtaacttgtgaaTCAAATAAGAGTAGTAGGAGTACTGGAGACTATTGAATTACAGTATTGTAATTAATATattttggctcattgttctagtggacttgaagttgaaaatcctacgtggtaggtcgtgatttttgcaccttttgagccggataatttttcatgtaaaaatcaTTGTGTTCATTTTATTGCTTATTTACTTAACACTTAAGGAACACGATAAAGAAACAAGTTCTTTAGTAATCCATACGGGCACTCAAACTAATACTAACATATTTCTCATCGTATTGGAGCCCGGTGGTTGAAATGGAGGCTCGCTTCGGGGAGGGGGGGTTGTATGATAATAATATGTTACCTAgacttaagggcaagttctacagagtggtggttagaGCGACTATATTGTATGTGGATGAGTGTTGGTCTGTTAAGAAGTCCCATGTCTAGAAGATGAAAGTAACTGAAATgaagatgttgagatggatgtttGGACATACCAGGAAAgacaagattaggaatgaagttattaagGACAAGGTGGGAGTGACCTCTTTGGAGGACAAGTTGCGGgaatcgaggctgagatggttcggacatgtgaagaggagagacatAGATTTTTCAGTCAAGAGGTGTGAGAAGTTGACTATGGCGGGTTTGAGGAAGGGTAGGGataggccaaagaagtattggggagagttGATTAGGTAGGACATGCCAttgcttcagcttaccgaggacatgacccacgattggaaggtgtggaggtcgagggtTAGGGTTGAAGGTTAAGAGGTAGTTGTGAGTTAGGAGTAGGCTTATCAATAGTACTAGTATTAttcttgtattttcttattcATGATTCTTTATTATTACATGTTGTGTTATTTACTTCCGTTACCCTATTACATTGTTGTTACTATTGTTGTtgctttattttcattatttttgagccaagggtctataagaaacaacctctctaccttgaTAAGGTAGGACGTATGAGATTACACtgagttttttgttgttgttgttgttgggacTAACATTTGTGCAATCATGTTAAAACGTTGTTCGGTTGGTGTCCAATTAAGGCTTGCTCTTTAAATTTAGACAACTAAATTAAAGCGGTTTACGAACTTGTTGTACAAAACTATCAAATTACGTGTAAAAGTGCTTttgtataaattattttaaagtaaCTAGATAAAAATATGTCTAGAAATTGTCACGTTTCCAAATGGGGCCTAAGTAGCACTTCCATTTCGTTATCAGACGTCCCAATTATTTACTACAGAGTACAGTAATATGTAACAAGTTAACACAATTAACAACAATATAAGTATGAAAGAAAAACTGACGAAGATTGATCTATTATTGTTACAAAATCAAAGATGCGAGCAGATCCACAACAAATGTTTTACGTTGACAAGTCTTCAATGTTGACATGGTAAATAAAACAGCATATTCCTAGGTACGTAGAATTGTTAAACATTGACCCATtcacaaattaaataattaatataagGACCATAAAAGTAAAGCAAGATTCGGTCCCCTTAATCAAGCAAAGACGTGTGATGCAATTTGCAAATACTGGTCTACGACTATTATAATAAGACTTTAAGTTCGGAACATCGTTAGTGTATAGATTTTTGTACTATGAAGTTAATCTGATCTACAATATGTTTTCATATTAAGTCTAATATGACAACATAAAATATAGAATAAATTGTTATAGTATGTTAACTTACActataacaataacaatatacaCATGTAATCTAACAAGTGGGTCGGGAGAGGGTGGGTTATATGCATACATTACACTTATCTTGTTAGAGATAGAGAAATTGTTTTTAGTAGACCCTTAATTcaaaaaaagtattttcaaaatataaTAGGGCAGTAATAATGGTACTGACAAGCAGAAGATTGAGCAAATTATAAGGTGTTGAAACTATAACCAAGTTCTCCCACAGAAGATGGAGCAAATAATGGCACTGCTAATATCGCTCGACTACCTATTAACTTTTTATCTATTTGTTTTAATCTAAGGTCATATTCTCGGTAAGTTGAAGAAGTATGTTAATTTACACTGATATTATAAAAAATTTTACACAGAAAAATATGAATGTGTATAACTTAAATCACTGCTTGTGGAAGAAGTATGTTAATTTACACTGATATTATAAAAATCTTTACACAGTAGAATATGAATGTGTATAACTTAAATCTTTGCTTGTGGAGGATTATGATGTATCAACTAACCTTGGTTTTATTCAAATTTGCTTACTTGGTCTATATTTATCAACTTGTTTTTTAATATGAAAAAAGCATATTTCAACTTGTTTTGAATTTTCAACGACTGATGGGTTTTATATAAGAAAAGGTCAAAAGAATACCAACAAGGGTTGTGGTGGATTGTGATAAGTACTATTTCATTCTTAATCATAGATCTAGGGTTTGAGTTCTATGTATGAAGTCACCTTTGTTAGGGAGTATTTTATTTTCAACGTGGGATTTTCTGACGCGAATCAAATTTTAATCGAGCTCAATGCAGATACCGAATACCGaacgagaaaaaaaaaaaatgaaaataatagATGTGCCAACATAAAAGGAAGGTCGGACGTTGAGTCGTTATAAAGCCAGGTCAGATGcatggaaaaagaaaagaaaagagaaagtggCGAATATATATTAGAAGTTACTTTAACGCTACTTCTTCCATCCAATACTCATATATTCCACGTTCTCCTTTATTTGCGAATCACAAAATATACATTTTTTCTAAAGTAGTTTACATTTCATAATTTTAATTTCCAGATCATTGCTGAGTCAATTGGTCTTTATCCACACATATTAACTATGCAAaaataagaaataataaatacttAAAAAGTAGTTTAAAAATGAAGTTTTATGTTTCATATTTCCGAGCATCGAAATATTTGACGAACAGGCCAAACTCAagatattttttttgttaaagaaaACTAAAGTGTACTGTCATCTAATCATTTTTTTTAGTAATATTCCGTAGACCAAGCATTGGACACTAATTGAACAACATGCCAAATACAAGATATTTTTGTTAAGGAAAAATAAGTTGTTTCCACGTCTAAAATTGGACCAAATGTCTATATCTTCACTTACATTTATTGTATTAACATTTTAAATCCAAAATTTCCTTATAATATGATTCACGAATGTAGTTCTATAACTTAATGCTATCAATTGCTAGTGGTAATTAGATATTTGTCATGGAAACAATGAATAATTATTTATTGGAAACTATTGAAATTAAAGGGTAGTCCGTACAGAGACGGATATAGAATTTCTTGAATATGGGTGTATCACTAAAAAATACAGAAAAAAGTATTAAGTGGAATCAATCTCTGTCCCTCGTAATAAATAACTCAATATCCAACCAAGTATCATTCAATCTTTTGGTAGCATGAGTACCAACAGATAATATTAGACTAATTCTAGAAAATACGTACATAAAATATCTAGTTTGAGGGTGAGACCACGGGTTCACGTGCCCCATGATTGGAGCTATAAATCCGGCCCTGAGTCTGATGCACGAAGGATTCCACTTTCATGCGGGTTCCCAGAAAGGGCTGCACACAAGGGATGTGATACTGTGATGTAAGCAGCCTACCCTGATGTAAGTATCAGTGGCTGATTCCACGACTCGAATCTGTGACATATAGATCACACATAAATAATTTTACCGTTACTCTACGACTCCCCTTATGAAAACTGTTGAAACTGAAACTCAAAAAAGATCTTTAAGAAATTGTAAATCGAATTTTTAAAAATGATCTGTCCTCAATTAAAATTACAATTTACGTAAAAATAAGTTTGAATTCTCTATTTTGCTTTCGTATAAGCAAAAAAGTAAGTCTTGATCCTATGTTAAAGCTCGCCGTATTTTTGTTTCATAgtatacttcttttgaataacACTCTTTTTTAATTCAAAATTCTGACATCATTTCACCTGTAATATTATTTTCCATGAGTttgttatttttaaattgtaaattttattaaattAGATAAATTTTGTTATGTTGATGTGATTTTTTCAAGTTTattctatatatatttttatttattaaataaatatcttaaattttGTGCACAGCCAAACAATGCCACATAAAAAGAATTAGATGAACTATTTTTCCTCTTTCGACCAAAAAAAGAAGTACTAGTATTTTTCTTCTCACGTACAGAATGGAGGTTGCGAATATTCCCTCCACCGCACAAACTTAATTCCTTTAACGGTAACTTCTCCCCCTCCGTTTCCCATCAAACCCCCCAATCGACCGTTAGGAACTCCGTCATTTTCACCGTCTAAGGGTCCCACCACTCCCACAATCACACCCAATTAGAAACCTCCACGTGTAAGCGAATATTTCTAATATTCGCTTACACCATAGAATCATCCAATACCATTTTCTCTTCGTTTTTTGGGATGAGCTGCTTAAATGGCAAAGTAGTGTTAAACAGCAGAGCGGGAAGGGGGAAACGCGTTTTACATTACAGCTTCATCAAACAGAACTCTCTCCTTTACTCAACTGctatctctttctctttctctctctagggtttattttctttctctctctctcttttttgatTTCTATAAATACTCGTTCGTCTTTGCCGTTGTTCATACGCTTTCATTTTCTAGATCTGagctctgtgtgtgtgtgtttccACTTTCTACCGACGCTCTTCCTCCTTTCGTGCTTCAGGTACTAATCGTTTTCTTCCAAAGCATTTTACGTACTTTTTGTTGTCGTATTTTGTTTTATTTCACTTTAATTTTGTTATTCGAACAATGCGCTAAATGTTAATCTCTCTTTGGTAAATGTGTTTGATGATCTTCATTTCCTTGTTTCAGACATtcatttccttttttttcctttccatTTTTTGTCGTTTTGTAGTAATGCTTTTACGGATCGTTTTCTTCACGGCATTTTCTGTACTTTTTACTGATATATTTAGTTAATGCTTTAAGGACTTAATTTCCTTATTCATTTCCATTTTTGATGTTTTTTTTTGGCTTAAATGCTATTTTGTTTCTTCAGGTGCGGATCGCTTTCTTTATGAAATTTAACTCTGTTTTTATTCTACGTGAATGCGCGAGTGTCCCGTCAGTAAATGCGTTTAAGCACCTTCGTTTCTCTGTTTTGGGCGTTGATTTCTATTTTCTGAATTTTTTTGTCGTTTTATATTCATATGTATATTTCATGTATTTGTCATTTTTCTGTGGTTCATTTCGTGTAGTATCAAAGGCTTTCTGCTTCCGGTTTCATTCATGAATGGAATTATCGTGAGTGATATTCCGCGTGTACATTTGACTCTAGTTGAACGGAATTACTGGCGTTTGCTCTGTTTGTTTCTTAGGGAACTTACTACTTGAAAAGCCCTTACTGGGAACTTTTACTTAATTGTACGTATTTACCTAGTAGGTTCCTGTTTTTCTTTTATCCTTGTTACCTTAAGTTTTAACTGGTCTGTAATTCGAGTGATCAAAATTGCATATCTAGAGCTAAATGAGATAGATCTGGCATTGCTGGTTGTGTACATATAGGTCAGCATTGCAAATTGTAACCTCTATATCAAATGTTATATCATATACATATACTCTATCTGTTAATAAGGTCTTTTGCTTTGTCCAAAGGAGGACAATGCTTCTTGATGTTAAAGAATCATAATCTGCGACTGATATTTTCTCaccttttaaaattttatttgatttgattcTGAGTCTGGGCACTGGATCTATAGAGATacttttgttggaaaatttcGTTCGATTGCTCTGCTTGAAAAGTTAAGCATTTGCTTTTGCCATACCTATAGAGATTCTTATGTGCTACTAAATACTAATACCTTGATGTCCAGCTAGCAACAATGGTTCCACCTATCGAAACTCCAGCCAAGGCTTCAGTGTCCCACAAGTCCTCCATTCCACCTCTTAATGAAAGAATACTTTCTTCCATGACACGGAGATCAGTTGCAGCTCATCCTTGGCATGATCTCGAGATAGGTACTTTATACATTCTGTAAAGGGTGACAGCCTTCCTCACAATTGTGCAAAAAAATTGCTCCTCGACTATTCATGAGCTAAATGTTTTGTTTCGTTGCAGGACCTGGTGCCCCACAGATTTTCAATGTGGTAAAAATTCTTTGTATTGCTTCAAAATTTTATAActgatatttaatattttttcacCTTCATACCAGTTAATATGAATTATGCAATTTATGCTTCActtataagctgaaaaataaCTGGCTTGGTCCGCTTACTATTTAGCTTTGGTGATGTCAAGTCCAAAACAGATTGTAAATCTTTGAGTTTTTAATAAGCAAGCAAGTACTATTAGTTTTCTAGTCGGATGCCTTAATTTCTCATAAGATAACCTTAGCT of Nicotiana tomentosiformis chromosome 7, ASM39032v3, whole genome shotgun sequence contains these proteins:
- the LOC138896218 gene encoding uncharacterized protein, with product MVQGESVPVIADQGVGDLGKDVDTTVVEPVIDGKRSKEHVQKEGFGGLSFSWTEDEEGDRGEKEEEVEGVNSPGEYDTKNEEEKSENEGDSGDEKESDTYDKIGEQAKNSAEEENHSEEEFNSESEGEDHENVSESEEADEESEEENENVSEESEGSNDHWEHCHSPFRRNW